CGCCCGCCGCCACAGCGCCCGCCAGGCGGCGGAGACCAGAGCAGAGCATGCCGAGGCGGCCCGGCTGCGGGGCGTCGTGACCCGCGTACGTCCAACATCCTGATCCGGAGCAACGGCGAAGCGACGGTCGTGGACTTCGGCATCACCACAGGCAGCGGCGGCCAGCACGACGTCACCACCACCGGGGCGTCCCGTATGTCAGCCGGGCGGAAGCCGCAGACGGCGCGATCATCCCCTTACGGATCACGGCCCACAAAGCGTGCCCCGCCTGCGCCACCAGGGCAGACGAGAAGGCGGCGCGGGCCTGCACCACATGCAAGGGAGAGGGCCGGATCGTCCGCGAGCAGCACACCTACAAGGTCCGCATCCCCGCGGGCATCAGGGACGGCCAGGAGCTCCGGATCCGCGAACTCGGCGGCCCCGGCAAGCATGGTGGCGTCCCAGGGGACATGTACGTCACCGTGCACATCGCTGACTGATCAGACGCCGGACTCCGGCTCCCAAGCTCCATATCGCGCCGTCCTGGCTGTCCGACCGGTGCCGCGCGGCGGGGCTCGACGTCCACCGCGAAACGGTCGACTCCCGGGGCATGCGGATCCTGCACGCCGTGAAGCGCTGATACGGCCCCTTGACCGCCGCCTCGCCCTCCCCGATGCTGTGTTGCGAAACGTGAGATGCGTGCCGTAATAGGCAACATCTCGGAATCCGTCAGCCGAGGAGTGGCCATGACTCAGCAGGTCCGTGCTGTCGTCGCGCGGAGCAAGGGCGCCCCTGTCAGTCTGGAGACGATCGTCGTGCCCGACCCCGGCCCGGGGGAGGCGCTGGTCAAGGTCGAGGCCTGCGGGGTCTGCCACACCGATCTGCACTATCGCGAGGGCGGGATCAGCGACGACTTCCCGTTCCTGCTCGGGCATGAGGCGGCGGGTGTGGTGGAGGCGGTGGGCGAGGGCGTCACGGACGTGGCCCCAGGCGACTTCGTCATCCTCAACTGGCGTGCGGTGTGCGGTCAGTGCAGGGCCTGTCTGCGCGGGCGGCCCTGGTACTGCTTCAGCACGCACAACGCGAAGCAGAAGATGACCCTGACCGACGGCACCGAGCTGTCGCCGGCGCTGGGCATCGGCGCCTTCGCCGAGAAGACGCTCGTGGCCGCCGGGCAGTGCACCAAGGTCGACCGGGCCGCCTCGGCCGCCGCCGCGGGGCTGCTGGGCTGTGGCGTGATGGCCGGCCTCGGCGCGGCCATCAACACCGGCGATGTCGGCCGCGGTGACACCGTCGCCGTGATCGGCTGCGGCGGCGTGGGAGCCGCGGCGATCGCCGGATCGCGCCTGGCGGGCGCGGCGAAGATCGTCGCGGTGGACATCGACGACCGCAAACTCGCCACGGCGACCAAGCTGGGCGCGACCCACACGGTCAACTCCAAGGAGACGGACGCGGTCGACGCGGTGCGCGAGCTGACAGGGGGGTTCGGCGCCGACGTCGTGATCGACGCGGTGGGTCGTCCGGAGACCTACCGGCAGGCCTTCTACGCCCGCGACCTCGCCGGGACGGTGGTGCTGGTCGGCGTACCGACGCCGGAGATGAAGCTGGAACTGCCCCTCCTCGACGTCTTCGGCCGGGGCGGCGCGCTGAAGTCGTCGTGGTACGGCGACTGCCTGCCCTCCCGCGACTTCCCGATGCTCATCGACCTCTATCTGCAGGGCCGCCTCGACCTGGACGCCTTCGTCACCGAGACCATCGCGCTGGACGACGTGGAGAAGGCCTTCGAGCGCATGCACCATGGCGACGTGCTGCGATCCGTGGTGGTCCTCTGATGCCGGGCGCCCGCATCGAACGTCTCGTCACGTCGGGCACGTTCTCGCTGGACGGCGGTACCTGGGACGTGGACAACAACATCTGGATCGTGGGCGACGACACCGAGGCACTCGTCATCGACGCCGCTCACGACGCCGACGCCATCGTCCGGGCCCTCGGCGGACGCACCCTGCGGGCGATCGTGTGCACCCACGCGCACAACGACCACATCGACGCCGCGCCCGAACTAGCCGCCCGGACCGGCGCGCCGATCCTGCTGCACGCCGGCGATCTGGAGCTGTGGAAACAGACCCATCCCGATCGCGCGCCGGACGGTGAGCTGACCGACGGGCAGCGCCTCTCGGTCGCGGGAGCCGAGCTGACCGTGCTGCACACCCCGGGCCACGCCCCCGGAGCCGTGTGTCTGTACGCCCCGCGGCTGTCCGCGCTCTTCAGCGGCGACACGCTGTTCGCCGACGGGCCCGGCGCGACGGGACGGTCGTACAGCGACTTCCCGACCATCATCCGTTCGATCAGTGAACGCATCCTCACCCTGCCGCAGAGCACCGTGGTGCACACCGGTCACGGTGACACCACCACCATCGGCGCCGAGGCGCCGCATCGTCAGGAGTGGATCGACCGCGGCTTCTGACCGCCTGGAGAGCCGACGGCCCCGCCCCGATGACCGACCTCGTGGCCGGCACCGGCGGCAGGGCCGTCGGCGCGCCCTGCGAGACCTCTGATCCCCCTGTTCACCTGCGCTTTCGTCATCGCTTCGACGTGCCCGGAACCTCGCCGTCGGACCCCGCGCAACCCGGCTCCCCGACGCCTTGACAACGCTTCAGGGCCGCCAGCAAACTGGCGTTGCGCTCATCGCAATCCGTTTCGCTATACGCACCGAGGTGTCATGATGATTCCCGCGTGCCGACTCGCGGATCTTCCGCGAGGCGAGGCCCACCGGCTCGACATCGACCCGCCGGTGTCGGTGTTCCACACCGACGACGGCGAGCTTTTCGCCATCGACGACACCTGCACCCACCAGGACGCGTCGCTCGCCGACGGCTGGCTGGAGGGCTGCGAGGTGGAGTGTCCCCTGCACGCCTCGAAGTTCGACCTGAGGACCGGAGCCGTGGACGCACCCCCGGCCAAACTCCCGGTCCGCACCCACGAGGTCCTCGTCGAGGACGGCATGGTCTATGTGCGGCTGTCCACGCAGGCGCCCAACCTGCCGCCGTGCATCACGGCCCGCCTGGCCGGAGGCCCCGCGTGAGGACCGTGGCCATCGTAGGCGCCTCGCTGGCCGGACTGTCGGCCGCGCGCTCGCTGCGCAAGCGGGGCTACGACGGCCGTCTGGTCCTCGTCGGCGAGGAACCGCACCGCCCGTACGACAGGCCGCCGTTGTCCAAGGAGTTCCTGGCCGGCACCATCGGCGAGGCCGATCTGGCGCTGGAACTCGACGACGAGGACCTCCAGGCGGAATGGGTGCTCGGCGCCCGCGCCGTCGGACTCGACCGCACCGAGCGGACCATCACGCTCGCCGACGGCCGGGAGATCCACACCGACGGCGTGGTCATCGCGACCGGCGCGGCCGCCCGCACTCTGCCCGGCACCGAGGGCCTCGCCGGGGTCCACGTGTTGCGCACGCTGGACGACGCCCGGCGCCTGCGGGACCAACTGGCCCTGGGCGGACGGATGGTGGTGATCGGCGGCGGATTCATCGGCGCCGAGGTCGCCGCCACGGCGTACGGCCTCGGCCTCGACGTCACCGTCGTCGAGGCGGCACCGACCCCGCTGGCCGGACCGCTCGGCGAGACCATGGGCGGGATCGTCTCCGCGCTTCACACGGATCATGGCGTACGGCTGCTGTGCGGCGTGGGAGTCAAGGGACTCGGCGGGGAGCGGCAGGTGGATTGCGTGCTGTTGGAAGACGGCCGCACCCTTCCCGCCGACACCGTCGTCGTCGGCGTGGGGGCCCGGCCCTGTGTCGACTGGCTCGCGGGCTCCGGTGTCGCCCTCGACAACGGCGTGACGTGTGGGGCCGACGGCCGTACGGCGTTGGCCGGGGTGGTCGCCGTCGGCGACTGCGCCAACTGGTACGACCCGCACACCGGCACCCACCGCAGGGTCGAGCACTGGACCGGCGCGCTGGAACGGCCGGACACCGCCGTCGCCACGCTGCTCGCGGGCGGTGCCACGCAGCCGGGCGTGCCCCGGCCGCCGTACTTCTGGTCGGACCAGTACGGCGTGAAGATCCAGTTCGTCGGCCACGCCGCCGGGGCCGACGAGGTGACGGTCGAGGAAGGCTCGACCGGTGACCGCAGTTTCCTCGCCGTCTACCGGCGGGCGGGCCGGCCGGTGGCCGTGCTCGGGATGAACCAGCCGAGGCTGTTCACCCGCTGGCGAAAACAGCTCACCTCCACGGCGTCCGTGTCCTGACGTCTCGACGCCACCTACCATCCCGCGACGTTCCCCGAGGAGTGCACCGTGACCTCGACCAGCCTGCCGGACAGCCTGATCGCCACCCTCCCCGGCTCCGCCTACACGGACCCCGGCGTCTTCGCCCAGGAACAGGAGCGCATCTTCGAGGCGATGTGGTTCTGCGTCGCGCGCTCGTCCGACCTGGCCAAGCCCGGTGCCTTCCGCACCGTCGACGTGGGCCGCGAGAGCATCCTCGTCACCCGCGCCCGTGATCACGCCATCCGTGCCTACTTCAATGTGTGCCGGCACCGCGGAGCCAAGCTCTGCACCGACGGGGCCGGCGAGGTCAAGCGGGCCTTCCAGTGCCCGTACCACGCCTGGACGTACGACCTGGACGGCAAGCTCGTCGCGGCACCCAACCTCACCAAGATGCCCGACGTCGGCCGCACCGAGTACGGCCTGGTGAGCGTGGCCGCGCGGGAATGGCTCGGCTATGTCTGGGTCTGCCTGGCGGAGAACCCGCCCTCCTTCGAGGAGGACGTCGTCGGCGAGGTGATCACGCGCCTCGGTGACGTGGAGTCGATCGAGCGCTACGACATCGCGAGCCTCTCGGTGGGCAAGCGGATCGTCTATGACGTCCGGGCGAACTGGAAGCTCATCGTCGAGAACTTCATGGAGTGCTACCACTGCGCCACGATCCACCCCGAACTCACCGAGGTCCTCCCCGAGTTCGCCGACGGCTACGCGGCCCAGTACTACGTCGGCCACGGCGCCGAGTTCGGCGAGGACATCCAGGGCTTCACCGTGGACGGCTCCGCGGGACTGGACCGCATTCCCGGAGTGTCCGAGGACCAGGACCGCCGGTACTACGCGATCACCGTCAAGCCGCAGGTGTTCATCAACCTGGTGCCCGACCACGTGATCTTCCACCGGATGTACCCGGTGGCCGTCGACCGCACGGTGGTCGAGTGCGACTGGCTCTATCTGCCCGAGGTGGTGGCGGACAGCAAGGACGTCAGCCGGTCCGTGGAGCTGTTCGACCGGGTCAACCGCCAGGACTTCGACGCCTGCGAGCGCACCCAGCCGGGGATGAGTTCGCGGCTCTACACCAAGGGCGGGGTGCTCGTGCCCAGTGAGCACCACATCGGTGCCTTCCACGACTGGGTGATTGAGCGTCTCGGCACACCCAAGCCGGAATGACGGGGTGCCCGTGGCCCGCGCGGAGGGGCGAGCGCGGGCCGTACGGCGGTCGTGCGGTGTGCGCTCAGCCCAGGTATCCCATCCGGTGGCTGATGTCCTTCGCGCCCTTGACGAGGACCGGGGCCAGCTCGTGCATGCGCTCCTCGGTGAACCGGTACGCCGGCCCGGAGGCGCTGATGGACGCGATGACCTGGCCCTCCCGGTCACGGATCGGCGCGGCCATGGCGTGCAGCCCGATCTCCAGCTCCTCCAGCGTCCAGGCGTAACCGCGCTCCCGGGCCTCGGCGAGGTTCTTCTCCAGCTTCGCCTTCGAGGAGATCGTGCGGGGGGTCACCTTCTTCAGGCCCGCCTCCGTCAGCAGCGCGGCGCGCTCCTTGGCCGGCAGATGGGCCAGCATGATCTTGCCGCTGGAGGTGGCGTGCAGCGGGGTCAGCTGGCCGACCCAGTTGTGCGCGGTGACGGCGGCCTGGCCGCGCACCTGGTAGAGGTTGATCGCGTAGTGCTCCTGCATCACGGCGATGTTGACCGTCTCGCCGATCTCCTCGGCCAGCCGCTCGCACACGGGCCGGCTCTGCTGGGTGATGTCGATGCGTCCCGTGACCGCGCCCGCCAGGCGTACGATGCCGAAGCCGAGCGTGTATTTGCCCCGCTCGCCCGACTGCTCCACGAGGCCGCGCGCCTCGAGGGCGCCGAGCAGACGGAACGCGGTCGACTTGTGCACATCGATTTCGGCGGCCACCTCGCTCACGCCCGCCTCGCCGCGCTGGGCCAGGATCTCGAGGACGCTGATGGCCCGGTCGACGGACTGCACTCCGCCGGACTGCGGCCCGTTCGTTTCGGTATCCGGACTGTAGTTGCTCATAACGAAACTATACGCGCAGTAAACAACGCGCTTCACGTAACGCGATGTGAACAAAGATCTTACAAGTTGCGCTGTTCGCAACCTGGTGCGCAATACGATACCCGTACTAGCATGCCGCGCATCACGACGGCGCGAGCGAGACGAGGCGACACATGGCTCCTCTGCACTACGACTTCGTCATCGTCGGCGGTGGATCGGCCGGCAGCGCACTGGCGAACCGGCTCTCGGCCGACCCCGGAAACCGGGTGCTCGTCCTGGAGGCGGGCCGCTCCGACTACCCCTGGGACGTCTTCATCCACATGCCCGCGGCGCTCACCTACCCCATAGGTAGTCGCTTCTACGACTGGAAGTACGAGTCCGAGCCCGAGCCGCACATGGGCGGCCGGCGCATCTACCACGCCCGCGGCAAGGTACTCGGCGGATCCAGCAGCATCAACGGCATGATCTTCCAGCGCGGCAACCCCCTGGACTACGAGCGCTGGGCGGCCGACCCCGGGATGGAGACCTGGGACTACGCCCACTGTCTGCCGTACTTCCGCCGGATGGAGAACTGCCTCGCGGCCGACCCGGACGATGAGTTCCGCGGCCACGACGGCCCCCTCGTCCTGGAACGGGGTCCGGCGACGAATCCGCTCTTCACCGCCTTCCTCGCGGCCACCCAGGAAGCGGGCTACGCACCCACGGACGACGTCAACGGCTACCGGCAGGAAGGCTTCTCCAAGTTCGACCGCAACGTCCACCGAGGGCGCCGGCTGTCCGCCTCGAAGGCATACCTCAAGCCCGTGATGAAGCGGCCGAACCTCACGGTCACGACCCGGGCCCTCGTCACCCGGGTGCTCTTCGAGGGCAAGCGGGCGGTCGGCGTCGAGTACCGGCGCGGCAGGGGCGCACCCCAGCAGGTCCGGGCCGGCGAGATCATCCTGTGCGGCGGCGCGATCAACTCGCCGCAGCTGCTCCAGCTCTCCGGCGTCGGTAACGCCACCGAGCTGTCCGCCCTCGGCATCGACGTCGTCCACGACCTGCCGGGCGTCGGCGAGAACATGCAGGACCACCTGGAGGTGTACGTCCAGTACGCCTGCAAGCAGCCCGTCTCCGTGCAGCCGTACATGGCGAAGTGGCGCGCCCCCTTCATCGGCCTGCAGTGGCTGTTCAGAAAGGGACCCGCGGCCACCAACCACTTCGAGGCCGGCGGCTTCGCCCGCAGCAACGAGGACGTGGAGTACCCCAACCTGATGTTCCACTTCCTGCCCGTCGCCGTGCGCTACGACGGCTCCTCACCGGCCGGCGGCCACGGCTACCAGGTGCACATCGGGCCCATGTACTCCGACGCCATCGGCTCGGTGAAGATCAAGAGCACGGACCCGCGGGAGAAGCCCGCGCTGCGCTTCAACTACCTCTCCACCGAGCAGGACCGCCGCGAGTGGGTCGAGGCGATCCGCGTCGCCCGCGGGATCCTGGGCCAGCCCGCTCTCGCCCCCTACAACGGCGGCGAGATCTCGCCCGGGCCCTCCGTCGAGACCGACGAGGAGATCCTCGCCTGGGTCGCCAAGGAGGGCGAGACGGCCCTGCACCCGTCCTGCACCTGCAAGATGGGCACCGACGAGATGGCCGTCGTCGACCCGCTGAGCATGCGGGTGCACGGACTGGACGGGCTGCGTGTGGTGGACGCGTCGGTGATGCCGTACGTCACGAACGGCAACATCTACGCGCCGACGATGATGATCGCCGAGAAGGCGGCCGACCTCATCCTCGGCAAGGAGCCGCCGGCGCCGTCCAAGGCCGCGTACTACCGGCACCGTGACGCCCAGAAACAGGCCGGGTAGGCGGTGGGCGCCCAGGTGCTGCGGGCGCTGCTCGGCCGCGTCCGCTACGAGGTGCTCCCGGCGACGGCGACGGAGGAGAAGGTCCTCGCCCATGTGCCCCGCGACGTCGTGGTCACGGTCACGGCGTCGCCGGTCAAGGGGCTGGAGCCGACACTCGCCCTCACCGAGCGGCTCGCGGCACACGGCTACCGCGTCGTCCCGCATGTGCCCGCACGCTTACTGCGGGACGACGGGCACCTGAAGGACGTCGCCGAACGGCTGCGCGCGGCGGGCGTCGACGACGTCTTCGTCCCGGCCGGGGACGCCGATCCGCCGGCCGGGCCGTACCACGGGGCGCTGCCCGTGCTGCGCGCGCTGAGCGACATGGGCAGGCCCTTCGCGGACCTGGGGATCACCGGCTACCCGGAGAGCCATCCGCTCATCCACGACGACATCACCATCCAGTCGATGTGGGACAAGCGGACGCACGCCACGTACATCGTCAGCAACCTGTGCTTCGACCCGCGCGTGCTCGGCGACTGGATCACCCGGATCCGGCGCCGTGACGTCGCCCTGCCCGTGTACGCCGGCGTCGCCGGGCCCGTGCAGCGGGCGAAGCTGCTGTCCATGGCGACGAAGATCGGGGTGGGGGAGTCGACGCGCTTCCTCACCCGGCACCCTTTTTGGTTTCTGCGGTTCGCGGCACCCGGCGGATACGCGCCGGAAAGGCTGCTCACCCGCAGCGCGGAGGCGTTCACCGCGCCGTCGGCGGCGGTGGCCGGCCTGCACCTGTTCA
The genomic region above belongs to Streptomyces sp. CG1 and contains:
- the betA gene encoding choline dehydrogenase yields the protein MAPLHYDFVIVGGGSAGSALANRLSADPGNRVLVLEAGRSDYPWDVFIHMPAALTYPIGSRFYDWKYESEPEPHMGGRRIYHARGKVLGGSSSINGMIFQRGNPLDYERWAADPGMETWDYAHCLPYFRRMENCLAADPDDEFRGHDGPLVLERGPATNPLFTAFLAATQEAGYAPTDDVNGYRQEGFSKFDRNVHRGRRLSASKAYLKPVMKRPNLTVTTRALVTRVLFEGKRAVGVEYRRGRGAPQQVRAGEIILCGGAINSPQLLQLSGVGNATELSALGIDVVHDLPGVGENMQDHLEVYVQYACKQPVSVQPYMAKWRAPFIGLQWLFRKGPAATNHFEAGGFARSNEDVEYPNLMFHFLPVAVRYDGSSPAGGHGYQVHIGPMYSDAIGSVKIKSTDPREKPALRFNYLSTEQDRREWVEAIRVARGILGQPALAPYNGGEISPGPSVETDEEILAWVAKEGETALHPSCTCKMGTDEMAVVDPLSMRVHGLDGLRVVDASVMPYVTNGNIYAPTMMIAEKAADLILGKEPPAPSKAAYYRHRDAQKQAG
- a CDS encoding aromatic ring-hydroxylating dioxygenase subunit alpha; this translates as MTSTSLPDSLIATLPGSAYTDPGVFAQEQERIFEAMWFCVARSSDLAKPGAFRTVDVGRESILVTRARDHAIRAYFNVCRHRGAKLCTDGAGEVKRAFQCPYHAWTYDLDGKLVAAPNLTKMPDVGRTEYGLVSVAAREWLGYVWVCLAENPPSFEEDVVGEVITRLGDVESIERYDIASLSVGKRIVYDVRANWKLIVENFMECYHCATIHPELTEVLPEFADGYAAQYYVGHGAEFGEDIQGFTVDGSAGLDRIPGVSEDQDRRYYAITVKPQVFINLVPDHVIFHRMYPVAVDRTVVECDWLYLPEVVADSKDVSRSVELFDRVNRQDFDACERTQPGMSSRLYTKGGVLVPSEHHIGAFHDWVIERLGTPKPE
- a CDS encoding MBL fold metallo-hydrolase; its protein translation is MPGARIERLVTSGTFSLDGGTWDVDNNIWIVGDDTEALVIDAAHDADAIVRALGGRTLRAIVCTHAHNDHIDAAPELAARTGAPILLHAGDLELWKQTHPDRAPDGELTDGQRLSVAGAELTVLHTPGHAPGAVCLYAPRLSALFSGDTLFADGPGATGRSYSDFPTIIRSISERILTLPQSTVVHTGHGDTTTIGAEAPHRQEWIDRGF
- a CDS encoding IclR family transcriptional regulator produces the protein MSNYSPDTETNGPQSGGVQSVDRAISVLEILAQRGEAGVSEVAAEIDVHKSTAFRLLGALEARGLVEQSGERGKYTLGFGIVRLAGAVTGRIDITQQSRPVCERLAEEIGETVNIAVMQEHYAINLYQVRGQAAVTAHNWVGQLTPLHATSSGKIMLAHLPAKERAALLTEAGLKKVTPRTISSKAKLEKNLAEARERGYAWTLEELEIGLHAMAAPIRDREGQVIASISASGPAYRFTEERMHELAPVLVKGAKDISHRMGYLG
- a CDS encoding 5,10-methylenetetrahydrofolate reductase, translating into MGAQVLRALLGRVRYEVLPATATEEKVLAHVPRDVVVTVTASPVKGLEPTLALTERLAAHGYRVVPHVPARLLRDDGHLKDVAERLRAAGVDDVFVPAGDADPPAGPYHGALPVLRALSDMGRPFADLGITGYPESHPLIHDDITIQSMWDKRTHATYIVSNLCFDPRVLGDWITRIRRRDVALPVYAGVAGPVQRAKLLSMATKIGVGESTRFLTRHPFWFLRFAAPGGYAPERLLTRSAEAFTAPSAAVAGLHLFTFNQLAATERWRRALLDRLNA
- a CDS encoding S-(hydroxymethyl)mycothiol dehydrogenase translates to MTQQVRAVVARSKGAPVSLETIVVPDPGPGEALVKVEACGVCHTDLHYREGGISDDFPFLLGHEAAGVVEAVGEGVTDVAPGDFVILNWRAVCGQCRACLRGRPWYCFSTHNAKQKMTLTDGTELSPALGIGAFAEKTLVAAGQCTKVDRAASAAAAGLLGCGVMAGLGAAINTGDVGRGDTVAVIGCGGVGAAAIAGSRLAGAAKIVAVDIDDRKLATATKLGATHTVNSKETDAVDAVRELTGGFGADVVIDAVGRPETYRQAFYARDLAGTVVLVGVPTPEMKLELPLLDVFGRGGALKSSWYGDCLPSRDFPMLIDLYLQGRLDLDAFVTETIALDDVEKAFERMHHGDVLRSVVVL
- a CDS encoding NAD(P)/FAD-dependent oxidoreductase gives rise to the protein MRTVAIVGASLAGLSAARSLRKRGYDGRLVLVGEEPHRPYDRPPLSKEFLAGTIGEADLALELDDEDLQAEWVLGARAVGLDRTERTITLADGREIHTDGVVIATGAAARTLPGTEGLAGVHVLRTLDDARRLRDQLALGGRMVVIGGGFIGAEVAATAYGLGLDVTVVEAAPTPLAGPLGETMGGIVSALHTDHGVRLLCGVGVKGLGGERQVDCVLLEDGRTLPADTVVVGVGARPCVDWLAGSGVALDNGVTCGADGRTALAGVVAVGDCANWYDPHTGTHRRVEHWTGALERPDTAVATLLAGGATQPGVPRPPYFWSDQYGVKIQFVGHAAGADEVTVEEGSTGDRSFLAVYRRAGRPVAVLGMNQPRLFTRWRKQLTSTASVS
- a CDS encoding bifunctional 3-phenylpropionate/cinnamic acid dioxygenase ferredoxin subunit → MMIPACRLADLPRGEAHRLDIDPPVSVFHTDDGELFAIDDTCTHQDASLADGWLEGCEVECPLHASKFDLRTGAVDAPPAKLPVRTHEVLVEDGMVYVRLSTQAPNLPPCITARLAGGPA